From a region of the Streptomyces tirandamycinicus genome:
- a CDS encoding FHA domain-containing protein translates to MAERPAAPTAPELVIETDGGSTLMSPGREYHVGRDPLSDIVLEDARVSWHHAVLRTVADHWTVEDEHSTNGTYADGRRVHESGVGPGSVIRFGNPQDGPRAVLVATARGPSSARAPAAPEPVASEPAAPEAAAPVLAAPESVASEPGSRGPDVPPPGEPAPPGPAPPASTGAAPTSAYRQPTTVRPLPTRTVRIGRAADNDIVIDDLIVSRRHAELRAHLDGHYEIVDLDSHNGTYVNGQPVTLAAISPGDTVGIGHSTFRLVGDELQEFVDSGEISLDVQDLAVTVDEGRKVLLDHVSFPVGEKCLLAVVGPSGAGKSTLLNALTGLRPAEHGTVVYDGRDLYRDYAELRRRIGLVPQDDILHIQLTVRRALGYAAELRFPEDTAPAEREARVEEVIRELGLEQRADQPIHSLSGGQRKRVSVALELLTKPSLLFLDEPTSGLDPGMDRSVMHMLRGLADDGRTVIVVTHSVLNLDVCDRLLVLAPGGRVAYFGAPEDALEFFGFDQWPEAFEAFENDDSRDWAGEYRASAQHRQYIALSPQPRAEPERPPVAAAPPPKSQSWLGQLSTLVRRYVSVLSADRTFIAIMIALPFGMGVMARILAGSKLTLDTAMDALLVLCVGGVLTGAANAVRELVKERVIYRRERAVGLSRSAYLTSKVVVLGSITVVQAVVLTLVGLFGVDLNAPGGEGVLLPPLLEITLAVALLSFTSMMLGLVISALVPKEEVTMPLLVLLTMVQIVFCGALLKLDGVVGLEQLGWLVPARWAFAAMAGTVDLARIVPGKDTTDPLFDHIAAVWLTNMGVLVLLSMALWVVIAVLLRRHEPAVMRK, encoded by the coding sequence ATGGCTGAGCGGCCCGCAGCGCCGACCGCGCCCGAGCTGGTCATCGAAACCGACGGGGGTTCGACGCTCATGAGCCCGGGCCGGGAGTACCACGTCGGTCGGGATCCCCTGAGCGACATCGTCCTGGAGGACGCTCGGGTGTCCTGGCACCATGCCGTCCTCAGGACCGTCGCGGACCACTGGACGGTCGAGGACGAGCACAGCACCAACGGCACGTACGCCGACGGCCGCCGCGTCCACGAGTCGGGCGTGGGACCGGGCAGCGTCATCCGGTTCGGCAATCCGCAGGACGGCCCCCGTGCCGTGCTCGTGGCCACGGCACGCGGTCCCTCGTCCGCGCGCGCACCCGCCGCCCCCGAGCCGGTCGCCTCCGAGCCCGCCGCCCCCGAGGCCGCCGCCCCCGTGCTCGCCGCCCCCGAGTCGGTCGCCTCCGAGCCCGGGTCCCGAGGACCGGACGTTCCGCCCCCGGGGGAACCGGCGCCACCCGGACCGGCGCCGCCCGCCTCCACGGGGGCCGCTCCCACGAGCGCGTACCGGCAGCCCACCACCGTGCGCCCGCTGCCCACCCGCACGGTCCGCATCGGCCGCGCGGCCGACAACGACATCGTGATCGACGACCTCATCGTCTCCCGCCGGCACGCCGAGCTCCGCGCCCACCTGGACGGCCACTACGAGATCGTCGACCTCGACAGCCACAACGGCACCTACGTCAACGGCCAGCCGGTGACCCTGGCGGCGATCTCGCCGGGGGACACCGTCGGCATCGGCCACTCCACGTTCCGCCTCGTCGGCGACGAGCTGCAGGAGTTCGTGGACTCCGGCGAGATCTCACTCGACGTGCAGGACCTCGCCGTCACGGTGGACGAGGGCCGCAAGGTGCTCCTGGACCATGTGTCGTTCCCGGTCGGCGAGAAGTGCCTGCTCGCCGTGGTCGGCCCGAGCGGCGCCGGCAAGTCGACCCTCCTCAACGCGCTCACCGGCCTCCGCCCCGCCGAACACGGCACCGTCGTCTACGACGGACGCGACCTGTACCGCGACTACGCGGAACTGCGCAGGCGCATCGGGCTCGTACCGCAGGACGACATCCTGCACATCCAGCTCACCGTGCGCCGCGCCCTCGGCTACGCCGCAGAACTGCGCTTCCCCGAGGACACGGCGCCCGCGGAGCGCGAGGCGAGGGTCGAGGAGGTCATCCGCGAACTGGGCCTGGAGCAGCGCGCCGACCAGCCCATCCACAGTCTCTCCGGCGGCCAGCGCAAGCGCGTCAGCGTCGCGCTGGAGCTGCTGACGAAGCCGTCCCTGCTGTTCCTCGACGAGCCCACCTCGGGCCTCGACCCGGGCATGGACCGCTCGGTGATGCACATGCTGCGCGGACTCGCCGACGACGGCCGTACGGTCATCGTGGTCACCCACAGCGTGCTCAACCTCGATGTGTGCGACCGGCTGCTGGTCCTGGCGCCGGGCGGCCGGGTCGCCTACTTCGGCGCACCCGAGGACGCCCTGGAGTTCTTCGGATTCGACCAGTGGCCGGAGGCGTTCGAGGCGTTCGAGAACGACGACTCGCGTGACTGGGCGGGCGAGTACCGCGCCTCGGCGCAGCACCGCCAGTACATCGCGCTCAGCCCGCAGCCGCGGGCCGAGCCGGAGCGCCCGCCGGTGGCGGCGGCGCCACCGCCCAAGTCGCAGAGCTGGCTCGGTCAGTTGAGCACCCTGGTCCGCCGCTACGTATCCGTACTGAGCGCCGACCGCACCTTCATCGCCATCATGATCGCGCTGCCCTTCGGCATGGGCGTCATGGCCCGGATCCTGGCCGGCAGCAAGCTCACCCTGGACACCGCCATGGACGCCCTGCTGGTGCTCTGCGTCGGCGGGGTGCTGACGGGCGCGGCGAACGCGGTCCGCGAACTGGTCAAGGAGCGCGTGATCTACCGCAGGGAGCGCGCGGTCGGCCTGTCCAGATCCGCGTACCTGACCTCCAAGGTGGTGGTGCTCGGCTCGATCACGGTCGTCCAGGCGGTCGTCCTCACCCTCGTGGGCCTCTTCGGCGTCGACCTGAACGCGCCCGGCGGCGAGGGCGTGCTCCTGCCCCCGCTGCTCGAGATCACGCTTGCCGTCGCCCTGCTGTCGTTCACCTCGATGATGCTCGGCCTCGTGATCTCCGCGCTGGTGCCCAAGGAGGAGGTCACCATGCCGCTGCTGGTGCTCCTCACCATGGTCCAGATCGTCTTCTGCGGCGCCCTGCTCAAGCTCGACGGCGTGGTGGGCCTGGAGCAGCTGGGCTGGCTGGTGCCCGCGCGGTGGGCCTTCGCCGCGATGGCGGGCACGGTCGACCTGGCCCGGATCGTCCCCGGCAAGGACACCACCGACCCGCTCTTCGACCACATCGCCGCGGTGTGGCTGACGAACATGGGCGTGCTGGTGCTGCTCAGCATGGCACTGTGGGTCGTCATCGCGGTGCTGCTGCGGCGGCACGAGCCCGCGGTCATGCGGAAGTGA
- a CDS encoding streptophobe family protein: protein MSRQPPTPRRGAAHGLRDWRDALVAVVAGFAAMLAVAAAGLWAAGAADLPGGAFPRVVAAVVVLAAGGEVALAGDAGFLARSQAELAVMPLSVSLVGALVVATAFLRPLRHRAVAGTRELLGRFARLAVLWLAALAGLTAVARTTFRIPLGEDSPLTDIGEFLDAAPRVGFRAETGPTLLYGLLWLIGVAALALLVSRRAPLPPRLVGVQEVVRPAAYAMVWLLLAYVVVGLCAGIVVAVTQGHPGRTFAVILLGLPNLAWPALTLGMGATWEGRVEGPFGLPMPQVLDSVLRGEDRATLNVATLAEQDARAWWLVVVAAVLVPAAAFLMAARSPARTRPWQHALRMGAALALTVLVVCLTGRIAARVGLSLLGVGDLEGLGGEVSLQPRLWAAVGIGLGWGIVAGLLGALLAAPVRRRGAVKG, encoded by the coding sequence GTGAGCCGTCAGCCCCCCACTCCCCGGCGCGGCGCCGCGCACGGTCTGCGGGACTGGCGCGACGCGCTGGTGGCGGTCGTGGCGGGCTTCGCCGCGATGCTCGCCGTGGCCGCCGCCGGTCTGTGGGCGGCCGGTGCGGCGGACCTTCCCGGCGGCGCCTTCCCCCGCGTCGTGGCGGCGGTCGTGGTCCTTGCCGCCGGTGGTGAGGTGGCGCTCGCCGGGGACGCGGGGTTCCTGGCCCGGTCCCAGGCCGAACTCGCGGTGATGCCGCTGTCGGTGAGCCTGGTCGGAGCCCTGGTGGTGGCGACGGCGTTCCTTCGGCCGCTGCGGCACCGCGCCGTGGCGGGCACCCGCGAACTGCTCGGCCGGTTCGCCCGGCTGGCGGTCCTGTGGCTGGCGGCCCTCGCGGGACTCACCGCCGTCGCCCGCACCACGTTCCGGATCCCGCTCGGGGAGGACTCCCCGCTGACCGACATCGGCGAGTTCCTGGACGCCGCACCCCGGGTCGGCTTCCGTGCCGAGACGGGGCCCACTCTGCTCTACGGACTGCTGTGGCTGATCGGCGTGGCCGCCCTGGCCCTCCTGGTGTCGCGCAGGGCCCCGCTGCCCCCGCGGCTGGTGGGCGTCCAGGAGGTGGTGCGCCCCGCCGCGTACGCCATGGTGTGGCTGCTGCTGGCGTACGTCGTGGTCGGGCTGTGCGCGGGCATCGTGGTCGCGGTGACCCAGGGGCACCCGGGCCGGACCTTCGCCGTGATCCTGCTCGGGCTGCCCAACCTCGCCTGGCCGGCGCTCACCCTCGGCATGGGGGCGACCTGGGAGGGCAGAGTCGAGGGGCCGTTCGGGCTCCCCATGCCGCAGGTGCTGGACAGCGTGCTGCGCGGGGAGGATCGCGCCACGCTGAACGTGGCCACCCTGGCCGAGCAGGACGCGCGGGCGTGGTGGCTGGTGGTCGTCGCGGCGGTGCTGGTACCCGCGGCGGCCTTCCTGATGGCGGCGCGCTCCCCCGCCCGGACGCGGCCCTGGCAGCACGCCCTGCGGATGGGTGCGGCCCTGGCCCTCACGGTGCTCGTCGTGTGCCTCACCGGCCGGATCGCCGCCCGCGTCGGGCTCTCGCTCCTCGGCGTCGGGGACCTGGAGGGGCTCGGCGGGGAGGTGTCGCTGCAGCCCCGGTTGTGGGCTGCGGTGGGCATCGGCCTCGGCTGGGGCATCGTCGCGGGACTGCTCGGCGCCCTGCTGGCGGCACCGGTACGGCGGCGGGGAGCGGTGAAGGGCTGA
- a CDS encoding DUF6777 domain-containing protein, with protein MSVQPPSGRPAGPPSGPLSGGGAAPPPPPPPPPGRGGGGPSGPAGTGPGGPGPWWHSVRKVAAITAAVVAAVALVVVLTRPGGTGGTGTEIQLQTASEAGPEPFTRSTAKVPATPQPRARLPASTESPAPAGTHITRGVDGGTPGLYGGTERTASCDTEQQIRLLAGAPDRNRAFASALGLSPAAVPGYLRALTPVTLRMDTRVTNHAFTDGAARPYQALLQAGTAVLVDDRGVPRVRCACGNPLLPPVFVRGPAERTGDAWPGYDPAETVAVTPAPGPVRVFVVYDPEEQDYFARERGDDGKKDGPAPPPRDPSTPVLVPPEEATAAPSDTETTGSPRRESPGSGTVSPPATDGTAPPDRRSPGEETSPGRPAEDATGGEPPTGAPTGEPPAPPPDGTGEPVPDDPPPPPTSGPAPDDQGPVPPPPSPAASP; from the coding sequence GTGAGCGTGCAACCGCCCTCGGGGCGACCCGCAGGACCTCCCTCCGGCCCGCTCTCGGGCGGAGGGGCGGCACCCCCGCCACCCCCTCCGCCGCCTCCCGGACGAGGGGGCGGCGGACCGTCCGGCCCCGCGGGCACCGGGCCGGGCGGTCCGGGCCCCTGGTGGCACTCGGTCCGGAAGGTCGCCGCGATCACCGCGGCCGTCGTCGCGGCCGTCGCGCTCGTCGTCGTCCTGACCCGCCCCGGCGGCACGGGCGGTACCGGCACCGAGATCCAGCTCCAGACCGCGTCCGAGGCCGGTCCCGAGCCGTTCACCCGTTCGACGGCGAAGGTCCCCGCCACGCCGCAGCCGCGCGCCAGGCTGCCGGCGTCCACCGAGAGCCCCGCCCCGGCGGGCACCCACATCACCCGGGGCGTCGACGGCGGGACGCCCGGCCTGTACGGCGGGACGGAGAGGACCGCGAGCTGCGACACCGAGCAGCAGATCCGGCTCCTCGCCGGCGCCCCCGACCGGAACCGGGCCTTCGCCTCGGCCCTGGGGCTCTCGCCGGCCGCGGTCCCGGGGTATCTGCGTGCCCTGACGCCCGTCACCCTGCGCATGGACACCCGGGTCACCAACCACGCCTTCACGGACGGTGCCGCCCGCCCCTACCAGGCCCTCCTGCAGGCCGGCACCGCAGTCCTCGTCGACGACCGCGGGGTGCCGCGCGTGCGCTGCGCCTGCGGCAATCCGCTCCTGCCGCCGGTCTTCGTCCGGGGCCCCGCCGAGCGCACGGGCGACGCCTGGCCCGGCTACGACCCGGCGGAGACCGTCGCCGTCACCCCGGCGCCCGGGCCCGTCCGGGTCTTCGTCGTGTACGACCCCGAGGAGCAGGACTACTTCGCCCGGGAGAGGGGCGACGACGGCAAGAAGGACGGACCGGCGCCGCCGCCGCGGGACCCGTCCACTCCGGTCCTCGTGCCGCCCGAGGAGGCGACCGCGGCCCCGTCCGACACGGAGACCACCGGGAGCCCGCGCCGTGAGAGCCCGGGATCGGGCACCGTGTCGCCGCCGGCCACCGACGGCACCGCCCCACCCGACCGGCGGAGCCCGGGCGAGGAGACCTCACCCGGCCGTCCGGCGGAGGACGCCACCGGGGGCGAGCCGCCGACCGGCGCCCCGACCGGGGAGCCGCCCGCCCCGCCGCCCGACGGCACCGGGGAGCCCGTCCCGGACGACCCGCCCCCGCCCCCGACCTCGGGCCCGGCGCCCGACGACCAGGGGCCCGTACCCCCGCCGCCCTCCCCGGCCGCGTCGCCCTGA
- a CDS encoding SpoIIE family protein phosphatase: MATGPRYRHQGRHGLPTAHADEPGGWPGGDDLRDSAAGVGVLDADLRYRFANPAFCRITGESEAGLVGRRPSPAAEQYLGTPTGLPDEVLADGVPRTRVTGPGGRCHTTCLRLENEGTVTGLMCVVAESSAPRPEEELARADARLAAADEAVERIGTSLDEGGTCRELAEFLGSWISEAASVALLPPPLKRGAPPPRRPSAAMMCRVAGSGAVDLLTDGERLRPRAESAAARAVESGLPAAEYDAAGHSAVLAVPLTRPPDGGGPGGQVMGVALLARTGAAFTGHDITVARHAARRAAVGVAHAREFATEQRRSVELQRALLAEPGKPHPNLRFATRYLPAGSSNIVGGDWCETVRLHYGRTLLVMGDVMGHGVEAAVEMNTYRSMLRDVAAADLPPHRVLRQLDIAISETMARPATCLLARVDPARGLGSFSSAGHLPPVVFAADGHAELVDVPAGPPLGTGVGGYELVTRSLTPDDTLLLYTDGLVERRGEDIDDSLRRLIRVRMPCTASVDEMVEAVVRELDAEHAEDDVALLAARIRRRRPHSADQRPFQDGRR; encoded by the coding sequence GTGGCTACCGGCCCTCGGTACCGGCACCAGGGCCGTCACGGGCTCCCCACGGCCCACGCCGACGAACCCGGCGGCTGGCCCGGCGGCGATGACCTGCGGGACAGCGCGGCCGGGGTGGGCGTCCTGGACGCGGATCTGCGCTACCGCTTCGCCAACCCCGCCTTCTGCCGGATCACGGGCGAGTCCGAGGCCGGTCTCGTCGGCCGGCGGCCGAGCCCGGCCGCGGAGCAGTACCTCGGCACCCCGACCGGACTGCCGGACGAGGTACTCGCCGACGGTGTCCCCCGTACCCGGGTCACCGGCCCCGGCGGGCGCTGCCACACCACCTGTCTCCGCCTGGAGAACGAGGGGACGGTCACCGGGCTGATGTGCGTCGTGGCCGAGAGCTCCGCGCCCCGGCCGGAGGAGGAACTGGCCCGGGCCGACGCCCGGCTCGCCGCGGCGGACGAGGCCGTGGAGCGGATCGGCACCTCGCTCGACGAGGGCGGCACCTGCCGCGAGCTGGCGGAGTTCCTGGGCTCGTGGATCTCGGAGGCCGCCTCCGTCGCCCTGCTCCCGCCGCCCCTGAAGAGGGGCGCGCCGCCGCCGAGACGGCCGTCGGCGGCGATGATGTGCCGCGTGGCCGGATCCGGAGCCGTGGACCTGCTCACCGACGGCGAACGGCTCCGGCCGCGTGCGGAGTCGGCCGCCGCACGCGCCGTGGAGTCCGGGCTGCCCGCGGCGGAGTACGACGCCGCAGGGCACTCCGCCGTCCTGGCCGTTCCGCTCACCAGGCCTCCCGACGGCGGCGGTCCGGGCGGGCAGGTCATGGGGGTGGCGCTGCTGGCCCGTACCGGCGCGGCCTTCACCGGGCACGACATCACCGTCGCCCGCCACGCGGCGCGGCGGGCGGCGGTGGGCGTCGCGCACGCCCGGGAGTTCGCCACCGAGCAGCGCAGGTCGGTGGAGTTGCAGCGCGCCCTGCTGGCCGAGCCGGGCAAGCCGCACCCCAATCTGCGTTTCGCGACCCGCTACCTGCCCGCGGGCAGCAGCAACATCGTCGGCGGCGACTGGTGCGAGACGGTGCGCCTCCACTACGGCCGCACGCTGCTCGTCATGGGCGATGTGATGGGGCACGGCGTGGAGGCGGCCGTGGAGATGAACACGTACCGGTCCATGCTGCGCGACGTCGCCGCCGCCGATCTGCCGCCGCACCGGGTGCTGCGGCAGCTGGACATCGCGATATCCGAGACCATGGCGCGGCCGGCGACGTGTCTGCTCGCCCGGGTCGACCCGGCGCGGGGGCTCGGGTCCTTCTCGAGTGCCGGGCACCTGCCGCCCGTGGTGTTCGCCGCCGACGGGCACGCCGAGCTGGTGGACGTACCGGCCGGGCCTCCGCTGGGCACCGGTGTGGGCGGCTACGAGCTCGTCACCCGGTCCCTGACGCCGGACGACACCCTGCTGCTGTACACCGACGGCCTGGTGGAGCGGCGCGGGGAGGACATCGACGACTCGCTGCGGAGACTGATCCGGGTGCGGATGCCGTGCACGGCCTCGGTGGACGAGATGGTCGAGGCCGTGGTCCGGGAGCTGGACGCCGAGCACGCGGAGGACGACGTGGCCCTGCTCGCGGCGCGCATCCGCAGGCGCCGCCCGCACTCGGCGGATCAGCGGCCGTTCCAGGACGGGAGGCGATGA
- a CDS encoding PP2C family protein-serine/threonine phosphatase, which yields MSGRGHRTALRHPSPRHAWVWWLPLAAVVVDVAVNLTIGRGEPVSFLLVAVPPLAAATRGPRGTALSAAVCLGLQMWMATHRPGHFGEPHHVALYATTLVVGVASVALAWQRERTRRDLIRAHSVAEAMQRTLLRPVPARLGPVRAAGFYEAGEGGTLVGGDLYDVCETPFGVRAIIGDVRGKGLDAVQTVAAVLGSFRVSAHEWKNLSSLAERLELSIARNSPAGGEGDPELFVTALVLEFPPGGGEVRVVDRGHPSPLLIGPRGARRLVTAPGLPLGLGGLAPTADGDDVTVHPLEPGEVLVVITDGVSEARNADGVFYPVLRRLAERFGDDPAPDPEAVVSFVRTDSERWSARSDGDDRAVLAFSLAGAEPPWRRTGGASARTEPRG from the coding sequence GTGTCCGGCCGGGGCCACCGCACCGCACTGCGGCACCCGTCCCCACGCCACGCATGGGTGTGGTGGCTGCCGCTGGCCGCGGTGGTCGTCGACGTGGCCGTGAACCTGACCATCGGGAGAGGCGAGCCGGTGAGCTTCCTGCTCGTCGCCGTGCCGCCGCTGGCCGCGGCGACGCGCGGCCCGCGGGGCACGGCGCTCTCGGCCGCGGTGTGCCTGGGGCTGCAGATGTGGATGGCGACCCACCGCCCCGGGCACTTCGGCGAGCCGCACCATGTGGCCCTCTACGCGACCACGCTCGTCGTCGGAGTCGCCAGCGTCGCGCTGGCCTGGCAGCGGGAGCGGACCCGCCGGGATCTGATCCGGGCGCACTCGGTCGCCGAGGCGATGCAGCGGACCCTGCTACGGCCGGTGCCGGCCCGGCTCGGCCCGGTACGCGCCGCCGGGTTCTACGAGGCCGGGGAGGGCGGCACGCTCGTCGGCGGGGATCTGTACGACGTGTGCGAGACGCCGTTCGGGGTGCGGGCGATCATCGGCGACGTCCGCGGCAAGGGACTGGACGCGGTCCAGACGGTCGCGGCCGTGCTGGGCAGCTTCCGGGTGTCGGCCCACGAGTGGAAGAACCTGAGCAGCCTGGCCGAGAGGCTGGAGCTCAGCATCGCCCGCAACAGCCCGGCGGGCGGCGAGGGCGACCCGGAGCTGTTCGTCACGGCGCTGGTACTGGAGTTCCCGCCGGGCGGCGGCGAGGTGCGGGTCGTCGACCGCGGCCACCCGTCGCCGCTGCTGATCGGCCCGCGGGGGGCACGGCGGCTGGTCACCGCGCCCGGGCTGCCCCTGGGCCTGGGCGGGCTGGCCCCGACGGCGGACGGCGACGACGTCACGGTGCACCCGCTCGAGCCCGGCGAGGTGCTCGTCGTGATCACGGACGGGGTGAGCGAGGCACGGAACGCGGACGGCGTGTTCTATCCGGTCCTGAGGCGCCTCGCCGAGCGCTTCGGCGACGACCCCGCGCCGGACCCCGAGGCGGTCGTGTCGTTCGTACGGACCGACTCGGAGCGCTGGTCGGCCCGGTCCGACGGCGACGACCGGGCGGTCCTCGCGTTCTCCCTGGCCGGTGCGGAGCCGCCGTGGCGGCGCACCGGAGGCGCCTCCGCCCGCACGGAGCCGCGCGGGTAG
- a CDS encoding FUSC family protein, which produces MKSGAERTEILHRSLRVSLAASAGFYPFLYWLHEPVLALYALFAPIALGLLSSIPGSGRQRAVVMLKALPVGLVLVALGTLLAVQTWAAVLGMLVVGFLLAFAAVAGPRPAGAAPGLQLFYILACFPPYEPQTLWLRLAGLVFGVVVLALCELFLLPQAPGPTYRTALAEAVATAGGTLAGRIHLSPGDLRAAGARLRLSRFPPAERPAGPGRAARGLSQAGSGARRLLEQLAHLTETGELRLLVRGNGSGPGAGGAEDADTPSRSLLPQVASLCDETGAALRAGRPIPGPERMDEVIDAFQQTRVRQATRNPADVPPVPVLRRQAAVLAVAESARILEISVRVGLDGRRSRPIEPRELFWYAQAPAPQLWIRRFTGNMTLRSVQFQNAVRIALALAAARLVAGSLDLTHGFWVLLAVLTLSRTTVGQTWAAIRIAVAGNLVGAVAAGALLIGLGQHTEAYAALLAPGMLLAFALGPLLGIAWAQGLFTLVVAIAFAQIAPANWQLAEARIVDVVTGSAIGLLCAMLAWPAGARREVRRTMAELLHACNPLIRGTVAALTAVPPGSAPLPPTQPALHRLRLAEAAYDQFRSEPAGSRPAHADWHAVLIAAGQVLLGAHWLPRFDMPATALPPDAADRARAGAHAVADSTVRLACLCTGDQPPPEVTTRSSPASPVGPPLPALVDLDVWLRSLDAQFARIEAGLPDPVRRAARGTTAGDAAGHLSGPRRPGR; this is translated from the coding sequence GTGAAGAGCGGCGCGGAGCGAACCGAGATCCTGCACCGGTCGCTGCGGGTGTCCCTCGCCGCGTCCGCGGGCTTCTACCCCTTCCTGTACTGGCTCCACGAACCCGTGCTGGCGCTGTACGCGCTGTTCGCGCCGATCGCCCTCGGCCTGCTGTCCTCGATCCCCGGGTCCGGGCGGCAGCGGGCCGTGGTGATGCTGAAGGCGCTGCCGGTGGGTCTGGTGCTGGTGGCGCTCGGAACCCTGCTGGCGGTGCAGACCTGGGCGGCGGTGCTCGGCATGCTCGTCGTGGGCTTCCTGCTCGCCTTCGCGGCGGTCGCGGGGCCGCGCCCGGCCGGGGCGGCGCCGGGGCTCCAGCTCTTCTACATCCTGGCCTGCTTCCCGCCGTACGAGCCCCAGACCCTGTGGCTGCGGCTGGCCGGGCTGGTCTTCGGGGTGGTGGTGCTGGCGCTGTGCGAGCTGTTCCTGCTGCCGCAGGCACCGGGCCCGACGTACCGGACGGCCCTCGCGGAGGCCGTGGCCACGGCGGGCGGCACCCTCGCGGGCCGCATCCACCTCTCCCCCGGGGACCTGCGGGCCGCCGGCGCGCGCCTGCGGCTGTCCCGGTTCCCGCCCGCGGAGCGCCCCGCGGGACCCGGCCGTGCGGCCCGCGGACTCTCCCAGGCGGGGTCCGGGGCCCGCCGGCTGCTGGAGCAGCTGGCCCATCTGACCGAGACGGGCGAACTCCGCCTGCTCGTCCGGGGGAACGGCTCCGGGCCCGGCGCGGGGGGCGCCGAGGATGCGGACACGCCGTCGCGTTCGCTGCTGCCGCAGGTGGCGTCCCTGTGCGACGAGACCGGCGCCGCCCTGCGGGCGGGCCGCCCCATCCCGGGCCCGGAGCGGATGGACGAGGTGATCGACGCCTTCCAGCAGACACGGGTACGGCAGGCGACCCGGAATCCCGCCGACGTTCCCCCGGTGCCGGTGCTGCGCCGGCAGGCGGCGGTGCTGGCCGTCGCCGAGTCGGCACGGATCCTGGAGATCTCGGTACGGGTCGGCCTCGACGGGCGCCGCTCCCGGCCGATCGAGCCGCGGGAGCTGTTCTGGTACGCCCAGGCCCCCGCCCCGCAGCTGTGGATCCGCCGGTTCACCGGCAACATGACCCTGCGCTCGGTGCAGTTCCAGAACGCCGTGCGGATCGCACTGGCCCTCGCCGCCGCGCGGCTCGTCGCCGGTTCGCTCGACCTCACCCACGGATTCTGGGTGCTGCTCGCGGTGCTGACGCTGAGCCGCACCACCGTCGGCCAGACCTGGGCGGCCATCCGCATCGCGGTCGCCGGCAACCTGGTGGGCGCCGTCGCCGCGGGCGCCCTGCTGATCGGCCTGGGACAGCACACCGAGGCGTACGCCGCGCTCCTCGCGCCGGGCATGCTGCTCGCGTTCGCGCTCGGGCCGCTGTTGGGCATCGCCTGGGCGCAGGGGCTGTTCACCCTCGTGGTGGCCATCGCGTTCGCCCAGATCGCCCCGGCGAACTGGCAGCTGGCCGAGGCGCGGATCGTGGACGTGGTGACCGGAAGCGCGATCGGTCTGCTGTGCGCGATGCTCGCCTGGCCGGCCGGCGCCCGGCGGGAGGTGCGGCGGACCATGGCGGAGCTCCTGCACGCGTGCAATCCCCTCATCAGGGGCACCGTCGCGGCGCTGACGGCCGTGCCGCCGGGCTCGGCCCCTCTCCCGCCGACCCAGCCCGCCCTGCACCGGCTGCGCCTGGCCGAGGCCGCCTACGACCAGTTCCGCAGCGAACCGGCCGGCAGCAGACCCGCCCACGCCGACTGGCACGCCGTGCTGATCGCGGCCGGCCAGGTCCTGCTCGGCGCCCACTGGCTGCCCCGGTTCGACATGCCGGCGACCGCGCTGCCGCCGGACGCCGCGGACCGGGCCCGGGCCGGCGCCCACGCGGTGGCCGACAGCACCGTCCGGCTCGCCTGCCTGTGCACCGGGGACCAGCCGCCGCCGGAGGTGACGACCCGGTCGTCGCCCGCCTCGCCCGTCGGGCCGCCGCTGCCCGCGCTGGTCGACCTCGACGTGTGGCTGCGCAGCCTCGACGCCCAGTTCGCCCGGATCGAGGCGGGGCTGCCCGACCCGGTCCGCCGGGCGGCACGCGGCACGACCGCCGGCGACGCCGCGGGCCACCTGTCCGGGCCCCGCCGGCCCGGCAGGTAG